A single Actinomadura algeriensis DNA region contains:
- a CDS encoding PRC and DUF2382 domain-containing protein, with amino-acid sequence MQTQTQVRELMGMSVSDTNGTKVGTIKQVYLNDDSGSPEWITVHTGWFGMRESFVPLTGSRKDADMLRVPYDKETIKGAPNVDADEHLSHAQIVDLYRHYGVRPPATGRTEGETGGQGRAETPAEGRSEGRAAPAGPSGTTGTAGAAGTAGAAGTAGAAGMAVRPDRSKREQAGQTAPDAPAGRTMPEQRTRTDARTDARADARADEAPLTEIVRCEEQIHVGTERHEAGRVRVRKWIETEMVERTVPCSHDEIKIDREPIGEVQPGTRVTITEDDKEIVLYEERPVVTKEAVPVERVRIRTERVADEQTVRSELRKERVEVTREEEKAAGGRNTGGRDTGGRHTGGGRKT; translated from the coding sequence GTGCAGACACAGACACAGGTGCGAGAGCTCATGGGCATGAGCGTCTCCGACACCAACGGGACCAAGGTCGGCACGATCAAGCAGGTCTACCTCAACGACGACTCCGGCAGCCCGGAGTGGATCACCGTGCACACCGGCTGGTTCGGGATGCGGGAGAGCTTCGTCCCGCTGACGGGTTCGCGCAAGGACGCGGACATGCTCCGGGTCCCCTACGACAAGGAGACCATCAAGGGCGCCCCGAACGTCGACGCCGACGAGCACCTGTCGCACGCCCAGATCGTCGACCTGTACCGGCACTACGGCGTGCGTCCCCCGGCCACCGGCCGCACCGAGGGCGAGACCGGCGGGCAGGGGCGCGCCGAGACGCCCGCCGAGGGCCGGTCCGAGGGACGGGCCGCGCCCGCCGGGCCGTCCGGGACGACCGGAACCGCGGGCGCCGCCGGCACCGCCGGGGCCGCGGGAACCGCCGGGGCCGCGGGCATGGCCGTCCGCCCCGACCGGAGCAAGCGCGAGCAGGCCGGGCAGACGGCCCCCGACGCACCGGCCGGACGGACGATGCCCGAGCAGCGGACGCGCACCGACGCCCGCACCGACGCCCGCGCGGACGCCCGCGCCGACGAGGCCCCGCTGACCGAGATCGTCCGGTGCGAGGAGCAGATCCACGTCGGCACCGAGCGGCACGAGGCCGGGCGCGTCCGGGTGCGCAAGTGGATCGAGACCGAGATGGTCGAGCGGACGGTGCCGTGCTCGCACGACGAGATCAAGATCGACCGCGAGCCGATCGGCGAGGTGCAGCCGGGCACCCGGGTGACGATCACCGAGGACGACAAGGAGATCGTCCTCTACGAGGAGCGGCCCGTCGTGACCAAGGAGGCCGTGCCCGTCGAGCGGGTGCGGATCCGCACCGAGCGGGTGGCGGACGAGCAGACCGTCCGCAGCGAGCTGCGCAAGGAGCGCGTCGAGGTGACCCGCGAGGAGGAGAAGGCCGCGGGCGGCCGTAACACCGGCGGCCGCGACACGGGCGGCCGGCACACCGGCGGCGGCCGCAAGACCTGA
- a CDS encoding glycoside hydrolase family 26 protein, whose amino-acid sequence MIPFPAVPTFLRAQSSETKEKYVPLGAFLGSGAEGVARVPRFADWLGSAVTVGHTYLPGETWRAIEGPAEIIDPWARWTNADPRRMLVLNVPMMARNEASVPYPVMALRLRHGAAGRFDERYRTLARRLVAAGVGDAVIVLGWEMNGNTYSGQCLPNPPAWKAYWRSIVETMRSVPGAEFRFDFTPTRGIDAIPWTMCYPGDDVVDIIGSDTYDQPNGATFEDYVNEPYGLREQAEFAAEHGKPISFAEWGLFHNSDNPEYIRGMHRWIVTHDVVYQTITDYCPHGVWRCSENPRSSLAYRELFGGVPAPASPNPNPSPSSASTPPATDRPSSGTGPGAQSATPRVTVASESSVPARS is encoded by the coding sequence ATGATTCCTTTTCCGGCGGTTCCGACATTCCTGCGGGCGCAGTCGTCGGAGACAAAAGAGAAATACGTTCCGCTGGGGGCGTTCCTCGGCTCCGGCGCGGAGGGCGTCGCGCGGGTCCCGCGGTTCGCCGACTGGCTCGGCTCGGCGGTGACCGTCGGCCACACCTACCTGCCGGGCGAGACCTGGAGGGCCATCGAGGGCCCGGCGGAGATCATCGATCCGTGGGCCCGGTGGACGAACGCCGACCCGCGCCGCATGCTGGTGCTCAACGTGCCGATGATGGCGCGGAACGAGGCGTCGGTGCCGTACCCGGTCATGGCGCTGCGGCTGCGGCACGGCGCGGCGGGACGGTTCGACGAGCGGTACCGGACGCTCGCGCGGCGGCTCGTCGCCGCCGGGGTCGGGGACGCGGTCATCGTCCTCGGCTGGGAGATGAACGGCAACACCTACAGCGGCCAGTGCCTGCCGAACCCGCCCGCGTGGAAGGCGTACTGGCGCAGCATCGTGGAGACGATGCGGTCCGTGCCGGGCGCGGAGTTCCGGTTCGATTTCACGCCGACGCGGGGCATCGACGCGATTCCGTGGACGATGTGCTATCCGGGCGACGACGTCGTGGACATCATCGGTTCCGACACCTACGACCAGCCGAACGGGGCGACGTTCGAGGACTATGTGAACGAGCCGTACGGGCTGCGGGAGCAGGCGGAGTTCGCGGCGGAGCACGGAAAGCCGATCTCTTTCGCGGAATGGGGCCTGTTCCACAATTCCGACAATCCCGAATACATCCGGGGAATGCATCGCTGGATCGTGACGCACGACGTCGTCTACCAGACGATCACCGACTACTGCCCGCACGGCGTCTGGCGCTGCTCGGAGAACCCGCGCTCCTCGCTCGCCTACCGCGAACTGTTCGGCGGCGTGCCCGCACCGGCCAGCCCGAACCCGAACCCGTCGCCGAGCAGCGCCTCGACGCCGCCCGCGACGGACCGTCCGTCGTCCGGGACCGGGCCCGGAGCGCAATCCGCGACGCCGCGCGTGACCGTCGCCAGCGAGTCGAGCGTCCCGGCCAGGTCGTAG
- a CDS encoding carboxylate--amine ligase yields MAAVRLDSGLPVLLLRTDHNLFHHGTLGVVRSLGRAGVPVHAVLEGRRNPVSRSRHLHRAHPWAPPAQRPSALLGHLRMIGERIPGGPALLLPMDDAGAIFAAEYADALAPRFAVPPQDPDVPRRVADKARLLAACEEHDVPAPQARVPATPDDVHDAVKALDLPIIAKWARPWLLPRGLRSTTLVHDAADVHRLFASAADHDAGPLVLQRRIPPDGGDWFFQGYFDSAGACLYGGVGRKHLAHPPQAGHTVAGEWVDNPELYEHAVHIVRTLGCRGLVDLDFRRDTGTGDYRLLDFNPRIGAQFRLFTDARGLDLARVLHLDQSGRGVPSARPAIGRNLLVENHYLRQALGPRPRTGALRPLRAADELAWYAGDDLRPFLAMGRQSALRAAERLRAARRDGPSRP; encoded by the coding sequence ATGGCTGCCGTGCGCCTCGATTCCGGCCTTCCGGTCCTGCTGCTGCGCACCGACCACAACCTCTTCCACCACGGCACCCTCGGCGTGGTCCGCTCCCTCGGACGCGCCGGCGTGCCCGTCCACGCCGTCCTCGAAGGCCGCCGCAACCCGGTGTCGCGCTCCCGCCACCTGCACCGCGCCCACCCGTGGGCGCCGCCCGCGCAGCGCCCGTCCGCGCTCCTCGGCCACCTCCGCATGATCGGCGAGCGGATCCCCGGCGGGCCCGCGCTCCTCCTCCCGATGGACGACGCCGGCGCGATCTTCGCCGCCGAGTACGCCGACGCGCTCGCCCCCCGCTTCGCCGTCCCCCCGCAGGACCCGGACGTCCCCCGCCGCGTCGCCGACAAGGCCCGCCTCCTCGCCGCCTGCGAGGAGCACGACGTCCCCGCCCCGCAGGCCCGCGTCCCCGCGACGCCCGACGACGTCCACGACGCGGTCAAGGCCCTCGACCTGCCGATCATCGCCAAGTGGGCGCGGCCCTGGCTGCTCCCGCGCGGGCTTCGCAGCACCACGCTCGTCCACGACGCCGCCGACGTCCACCGGCTGTTCGCGTCCGCGGCCGACCACGACGCGGGCCCGCTCGTCCTGCAGCGCCGCATCCCGCCCGACGGCGGCGACTGGTTCTTCCAGGGCTACTTCGACTCCGCCGGCGCGTGCCTGTACGGCGGCGTCGGCCGCAAGCACCTCGCGCACCCGCCGCAGGCCGGGCACACCGTCGCCGGCGAATGGGTCGACAACCCGGAACTGTACGAGCACGCCGTCCACATCGTCCGGACGCTCGGCTGCCGCGGCCTCGTCGACCTCGACTTCCGCCGCGACACCGGCACCGGCGACTACCGGCTCCTCGACTTCAACCCGCGCATCGGCGCCCAGTTCCGGCTGTTCACCGACGCGCGCGGCCTCGACCTCGCCCGCGTCCTGCACCTCGACCAGTCCGGCCGCGGCGTCCCGTCCGCCCGGCCCGCCATCGGCCGCAACCTCCTGGTGGAGAACCACTACCTCAGGCAGGCGCTCGGCCCCCGGCCGCGCACGGGGGCCCTCCGCCCGCTGCGCGCCGCCGACGAACTCGCCTGGTACGCGGGCGACGACCTGCGGCCCTTCCTCGCGATGGGCCGGCAGAGCGCGCTGCGCGCGGCCGAACGCCTCCGCGCCGCGCGCCGGGACGGTCCGTCCCGACCCTGA
- a CDS encoding chaplin family protein: MRNWAKNTSRAALVAAGAVAVGAGFGSVGAVAHADMRTAGNFSVLGGNQVVAPISIPVDVSGNSVAALLAASQAQSKGGAEVEHERHGGHGRHGGDMETAGNFSIGGGNQVVAPINAPVNVCGNSVAAVLAVSQAYCKGGAEVEIDDDHRGDGGHGHDYGYRGKGHGKHGKHGKHGKHGKHGKHGNGPDMKTAGNFSILGGNQVYLPINAPINVCGNSVAIVGLSQAQCKGGASVERSSGHKPDMETAGNFSILGGNQIYAPINVPINVCGNSVAVVGLSKAQCKGGASVGDGDDHHLPPTLRKGGHVPAPGGATGEVGKTVESVTGGVLGRVAKDAPVAQPAAAPVANERAAAPAKRSRVGETVRGLVKSLKKTAPVTETVGVEQGEAGALLPLDQAPVELNSPAQR, encoded by the coding sequence ATGCGCAACTGGGCCAAGAACACCAGCCGTGCCGCGCTCGTCGCCGCGGGCGCGGTCGCCGTCGGCGCCGGCTTCGGCTCGGTCGGAGCCGTCGCCCACGCCGACATGCGGACGGCCGGGAACTTCTCCGTCCTCGGCGGCAACCAGGTGGTCGCGCCGATCTCCATCCCCGTGGACGTCAGCGGCAACTCCGTCGCGGCGCTGCTCGCGGCCTCGCAGGCCCAGTCCAAGGGCGGCGCCGAGGTCGAGCACGAGCGGCACGGCGGCCACGGCCGGCACGGCGGCGACATGGAGACGGCCGGGAACTTCTCCATCGGCGGCGGCAACCAGGTGGTCGCGCCGATCAACGCCCCGGTCAACGTGTGCGGCAACTCCGTCGCGGCGGTCCTCGCGGTCTCGCAGGCGTACTGCAAGGGCGGCGCCGAGGTCGAGATCGACGACGACCACCGCGGCGACGGCGGCCACGGCCACGACTACGGCTACCGCGGCAAGGGCCACGGCAAGCACGGCAAGCACGGCAAGCACGGCAAGCACGGCAAGCACGGCAAGCACGGGAACGGCCCCGACATGAAGACGGCCGGGAACTTCTCGATCCTCGGCGGCAACCAGGTCTACCTGCCGATCAACGCGCCGATCAACGTGTGCGGCAACTCCGTCGCGATCGTGGGCCTGTCGCAGGCCCAGTGCAAGGGCGGCGCCTCGGTCGAGCGGTCGAGCGGCCACAAGCCCGACATGGAGACGGCCGGGAACTTCTCGATCCTCGGCGGCAACCAGATCTACGCGCCGATCAACGTGCCGATCAACGTGTGCGGCAACTCCGTCGCGGTGGTCGGCCTGTCCAAGGCCCAGTGCAAGGGCGGCGCGTCCGTCGGGGACGGCGACGACCACCACCTGCCGCCGACGCTGCGCAAGGGCGGCCACGTCCCCGCGCCGGGCGGGGCCACCGGTGAGGTCGGCAAGACTGTGGAGTCGGTCACCGGGGGCGTGCTCGGCCGCGTCGCCAAGGACGCGCCCGTCGCGCAGCCGGCCGCCGCGCCGGTCGCGAACGAGCGCGCCGCCGCCCCGGCCAAGCGGAGCCGCGTGGGCGAGACCGTCCGCGGCCTGGTGAAGTCGCTGAAGAAGACCGCGCCGGTCACCGAGACGGTCGGCGTGGAGCAGGGCGAGGCCGGCGCGCTGCTGCCGCTGGACCAGGCGCCCGTCGAGCTGAACTCGCCGGCGCAGCGCTGA
- a CDS encoding Wzz/FepE/Etk N-terminal domain-containing protein, with protein sequence MSKRDAVQPSRGRALVRGARRRAAVLLRRYAVPIVFGLVGLIGGGAYALFAPPSYTATAFVLVVDDKQRDGSDAVGYAQAYGRLAPLPETLAWSRRPLPDAPPGELREYVQASTSPDTPLIKLTGRAPTARDAAAFANAAADALVRYGGSHSRDTGVRVALMGVAQPPDVPTSPNPPLNLAVGTASGMLLAGLSAAVLNGRGGGRGRHDAARAPRRSPAVPAPTAEPVEVR encoded by the coding sequence ATGTCGAAACGTGATGCCGTTCAGCCGTCCCGCGGCCGCGCGCTCGTCCGGGGCGCCCGCCGCCGCGCCGCCGTGCTGCTGCGACGCTACGCGGTACCCATCGTGTTCGGCCTGGTCGGCCTGATCGGCGGCGGCGCCTACGCGCTGTTCGCCCCGCCGAGCTACACCGCGACCGCGTTCGTCCTGGTCGTCGACGACAAGCAGCGGGACGGGAGCGACGCGGTCGGCTACGCGCAGGCGTACGGGCGGCTCGCCCCGCTCCCGGAGACCCTCGCCTGGTCCCGCCGCCCGCTGCCGGACGCCCCGCCGGGCGAACTGCGCGAGTACGTCCAGGCGTCCACCTCGCCCGACACCCCGCTGATCAAACTGACCGGACGCGCTCCGACCGCGCGGGACGCCGCCGCGTTCGCGAACGCCGCCGCGGACGCGCTCGTCCGGTACGGCGGATCGCACAGCCGCGACACCGGCGTGCGCGTCGCGCTGATGGGCGTCGCGCAGCCGCCGGACGTCCCGACGTCGCCGAACCCGCCGCTGAACCTCGCCGTCGGGACCGCGTCCGGGATGCTGCTCGCCGGGCTGAGCGCCGCCGTGCTGAACGGCCGCGGCGGGGGGCGGGGACGGCACGACGCCGCGCGCGCCCCGCGCCGCTCCCCCGCCGTCCCGGCGCCCACCGCCGAACCGGTGGAGGTCCGCTGA
- a CDS encoding class E sortase, with protein MSMRKLIPVAVPMAAALAVSAAGTPGARASTEPGGAVGPAAPVTSVTSVLELDPGRADPANFAGPAASGGGAAEAEPGTAAERARPGERLGSIAVDRISVRAKVLEGVSERVLQRGVGHYPGTARIGERGNTVLLGHRTTHLHPFLHLDDLERGDAIELRASGRTYTYRVTDKRITMPDDRSALEPVPYAPWSPPDGAYVTLITCHPKGSDARRLIVVGRLAPRG; from the coding sequence ATGTCGATGCGCAAGCTGATCCCGGTGGCCGTCCCGATGGCGGCCGCGCTCGCCGTTTCGGCGGCCGGGACGCCCGGAGCGCGGGCGTCCACCGAACCCGGCGGGGCCGTCGGCCCGGCCGCGCCCGTGACGTCGGTGACGTCCGTGCTGGAGCTCGACCCCGGACGGGCCGACCCCGCGAACTTCGCGGGTCCGGCGGCGTCCGGCGGCGGGGCCGCCGAGGCGGAGCCCGGGACGGCCGCGGAACGCGCCCGGCCCGGCGAGCGGCTCGGGAGCATCGCCGTCGACCGGATCTCGGTACGGGCGAAGGTGCTCGAGGGCGTGTCGGAGCGGGTGCTGCAGCGCGGCGTCGGCCACTACCCGGGGACGGCGCGGATCGGCGAGCGCGGCAACACCGTGCTGCTCGGGCACCGCACCACCCACCTGCACCCGTTCCTCCACCTGGACGACCTGGAGCGCGGGGACGCGATCGAGCTGCGGGCGTCCGGCCGGACCTACACCTACCGGGTGACGGACAAGCGGATCACGATGCCCGACGACCGGTCCGCCCTCGAACCCGTCCCGTACGCGCCGTGGAGCCCGCCGGACGGCGCGTACGTCACGCTGATCACCTGCCACCCGAAGGGCTCGGACGCGCGCCGCCTCATCGTCGTCGGACGGCTCGCGCCGCGCGGCTGA
- a CDS encoding NAD(P)-binding domain-containing protein: MSDSASDVVIVGAGPYGLSTAAHLQNIGLDVRVIGTPMQFWDVGMPPGMYLKSEPFASSLGAPQPGMAFTDRNPEWRFGQPIPLETFVAYGRWFASVCAPGTTPGEVVNVERGGPGYVVSLADGEEIPTRTVVVAVGVGPFAHIPEEISGMPSWLVSHASDHNDLGLFRGKEVAVVGSGQSALETAVLLADIGARPHVLARRVRLDWNPRPNEHRSLPEKLRGGPRSGLGSGYRTWLWAERPGLVRHLPESTRQRLVRETLPPAGAWWLRDRCDERVRVTTGVHLQKCIEAGDGIAVSTTDRHGRRDVVEVEHVICATGYVPDLARLTMLSPDLRARVTARLGSPVLSRDFESSMPGLYFAGLAAAATFGPVMRFVHGSGFAGRRISGHIVRTTPRGRTPLRRPGAVPGPDALRT; encoded by the coding sequence ATGAGCGACTCGGCCAGCGACGTCGTCATCGTCGGCGCCGGGCCCTACGGGCTGTCGACCGCCGCGCACCTGCAGAACATCGGCCTGGACGTCCGCGTCATCGGCACGCCGATGCAGTTCTGGGACGTCGGCATGCCGCCCGGCATGTACCTGAAGTCCGAGCCGTTCGCGTCCAGCCTCGGCGCGCCGCAGCCCGGCATGGCGTTCACCGACCGCAACCCCGAGTGGCGGTTCGGCCAGCCGATCCCCCTGGAGACGTTCGTCGCCTACGGCCGCTGGTTCGCGTCCGTGTGCGCGCCCGGCACGACGCCGGGCGAGGTCGTGAACGTCGAACGCGGCGGCCCCGGATACGTCGTCTCGCTCGCCGACGGCGAGGAGATCCCCACCCGGACGGTCGTCGTCGCCGTGGGCGTCGGCCCGTTCGCGCACATCCCCGAGGAGATCTCCGGGATGCCGTCCTGGCTCGTCTCGCACGCCAGCGACCACAACGACCTCGGCCTCTTCCGCGGCAAGGAGGTCGCCGTCGTCGGCTCCGGGCAGTCCGCGCTGGAGACCGCCGTGCTGCTCGCCGACATCGGCGCCCGCCCGCACGTGCTCGCCCGCCGGGTCCGGCTCGACTGGAACCCGCGCCCGAACGAGCACCGCTCGCTGCCCGAGAAGCTCCGCGGCGGCCCCCGCTCGGGCCTCGGCAGCGGCTACCGCACCTGGCTGTGGGCCGAACGCCCCGGACTCGTCCGGCACCTGCCCGAGTCGACGCGGCAGCGGCTCGTCCGCGAGACGCTGCCGCCCGCCGGGGCCTGGTGGCTGCGCGACCGCTGCGACGAGCGCGTCCGCGTCACCACGGGCGTCCACCTGCAGAAATGCATCGAGGCGGGCGACGGCATCGCCGTCAGCACCACCGACCGGCACGGCCGCCGCGACGTCGTCGAGGTCGAGCACGTCATCTGCGCGACCGGCTACGTCCCCGACCTCGCGCGCCTGACCATGCTCTCGCCCGACCTGCGCGCGCGCGTGACCGCACGGCTCGGCTCGCCCGTGCTGTCCCGCGACTTCGAGTCGTCCATGCCCGGCCTCTACTTCGCGGGCCTCGCGGCCGCCGCCACGTTCGGCCCGGTCATGCGTTTCGTCCACGGCTCCGGCTTCGCGGGCCGCCGCATCTCGGGGCACATCGTCCGCACCACCCCGCGCGGCCGCACCCCGCTGCGCCGTCCGGGCGCCGTTCCCGGCCCGGACGCGCTGCGCACCTGA